A genomic segment from Polyangium mundeleinium encodes:
- a CDS encoding hybrid sensor histidine kinase/response regulator, with protein sequence MRVPLVPSYGGDFLQDCQEELARRPSRQPDHAAENRALVELAEALTGPPEAILPKLVELALSLCQADSAGVSLLETEGDEEVFRWHALAGADVDLLGTVVPRYESPCGIVVDRNATLLFRNPTRHFTNERVPDLGVVEALTVPFHDGDKPVGTVWVFTRSETRQFDREDARILTSLSRFAGSATKAITLSEERKRANEALRASEARHRFFADLAAATQPLADPDEIMATTARLLAEHLGADRCVYAEVEDERTFVITGDHTRGVPSMVGRWPLADFGAAFERAMRANQPYVMDDVDQDPRAGSDLSVYRAARIQAGIGVPLHKTGKLIALMAVDQATPRHWTPEEVELVRLVVGQCWEALERARTARSLRQREERLGFAVELSGIGFWHCDLPFDELSWDERVKEHFWLAPDAPVTIGTFYERIHPDDRARTRQAIETSIHNGTPFDIDYRTVDPRTGALKWIRALGGTAYGPDGVAKRFDGVTVDATVRKLHEERLGRLLEREREQARLLEQVADAALTIHASASLDSVLRVITEEARRIIGAHQSVTTLINANDGSLLVSATSLSSKYEAFRTYDVVPTGKGIYGLVSQTNRPMRLTQDELVSHPAWRNFSGEAGRHPPMRGWLAAPFIGRNGKNLGFIQLSDKYDGEFTEQDEAILIQLAHIASVAIQNARLYDELRDQDRRKDEFLATLAHELRNPLAPIRTGLSLLQMARDEAQGQRIRAMMERQVGHMVRMVDDLLDVSRITRGKVELRKERVELGTVLESALETSRPLIEAAGHEFLVSLPTEPLWLSADPTRLAQVLANLLNNAAKYTPAGGRIRLVAEQEDVHMVVRVEDTGVGIPAEMRTKVFDMFTQVGRSIDRAQGGLGIGLTLVRRLVELHGGTVEATSEGPSRGSIFTVRLPLGIAEETPAKGSGGDLPGKGAAGGLKVLVVDDNVDGAESLAELLQLSGHTTEVAHTGPSALVAARAFEPDVVFLDIGLPGMTGYEVAQRLRTEEGFGRLVLVALTGWGTDEDRRQAREAGFDYHLTKPVDLQEVQRIVEAAGAKRKRVA encoded by the coding sequence ATGCGTGTACCGTTGGTCCCCTCGTACGGAGGGGACTTTTTGCAAGATTGTCAGGAGGAGCTCGCTCGTCGCCCGTCCAGGCAGCCTGATCACGCGGCCGAGAACCGCGCCCTCGTCGAGCTCGCCGAGGCGCTGACCGGACCCCCGGAGGCCATTCTCCCGAAGCTCGTCGAGCTCGCCCTTTCCCTCTGCCAGGCCGACTCGGCCGGCGTGAGCCTCCTCGAAACCGAAGGCGACGAGGAGGTCTTCCGCTGGCACGCCCTCGCGGGAGCCGACGTGGACCTCCTCGGCACGGTGGTGCCCCGATACGAGAGCCCTTGCGGCATCGTCGTCGACCGCAACGCCACGCTGCTCTTCCGCAACCCCACCCGTCACTTCACGAACGAACGCGTGCCCGACCTGGGGGTCGTCGAGGCGCTGACCGTCCCGTTCCACGACGGCGACAAACCCGTCGGTACGGTCTGGGTTTTCACGCGTAGCGAGACGCGCCAATTCGACCGCGAGGACGCCCGGATTCTCACGAGTTTGTCGCGGTTCGCCGGCAGCGCCACGAAAGCCATCACCCTGTCCGAGGAGCGAAAACGGGCGAACGAGGCGCTCCGCGCGAGCGAAGCAAGGCATCGATTCTTCGCGGACCTCGCCGCCGCCACCCAGCCGCTCGCGGACCCCGACGAGATCATGGCCACGACGGCCCGCCTCCTCGCCGAGCACCTCGGCGCCGACCGCTGCGTGTATGCCGAGGTCGAGGACGAGCGTACGTTCGTCATCACGGGCGACCACACGCGGGGCGTCCCGAGCATGGTCGGGCGGTGGCCTTTGGCCGACTTCGGGGCCGCATTCGAGCGTGCCATGCGGGCGAACCAGCCGTACGTGATGGACGACGTGGATCAAGATCCGCGGGCCGGGAGCGACCTGTCGGTCTATCGGGCGGCGAGGATCCAGGCCGGCATCGGCGTGCCGCTGCACAAGACCGGCAAGTTGATCGCGTTGATGGCCGTCGATCAGGCGACGCCGCGACACTGGACGCCCGAGGAGGTGGAGCTCGTCCGGCTCGTCGTGGGCCAGTGCTGGGAGGCCCTCGAGCGGGCCCGGACGGCCCGCAGCCTGCGGCAGCGGGAAGAGCGCCTCGGATTCGCCGTCGAGCTCTCCGGGATCGGCTTCTGGCATTGTGATCTGCCGTTCGACGAGCTGAGCTGGGACGAGCGCGTGAAGGAGCATTTCTGGCTCGCGCCCGACGCGCCCGTGACGATCGGCACGTTCTACGAGCGCATTCACCCGGACGATCGGGCGCGGACGCGGCAGGCCATCGAGACGTCGATCCACAATGGAACGCCGTTCGACATCGATTACCGGACGGTCGATCCGCGCACCGGCGCGCTCAAATGGATCCGCGCGCTCGGCGGGACGGCCTACGGGCCGGACGGGGTGGCCAAGCGCTTCGACGGGGTGACGGTCGACGCGACGGTCCGCAAGCTCCACGAGGAGCGGCTCGGGCGGCTGCTCGAGCGGGAGCGCGAGCAGGCCCGGCTGCTCGAACAGGTGGCCGACGCGGCGCTCACGATTCACGCGTCCGCGTCGCTGGACAGCGTGCTCCGGGTGATCACCGAGGAAGCGCGGCGCATCATCGGCGCGCACCAGTCGGTCACCACCCTGATAAACGCCAATGACGGGTCCCTATTGGTCAGCGCCACGTCCCTGTCGTCGAAGTACGAGGCCTTCCGCACGTACGATGTGGTGCCGACGGGCAAGGGCATTTACGGGCTCGTCAGCCAGACGAACCGCCCGATGCGGCTCACGCAGGACGAGCTCGTGTCGCACCCAGCATGGCGAAACTTCAGCGGTGAGGCGGGCCGGCACCCGCCGATGCGAGGCTGGCTGGCGGCGCCGTTCATCGGGCGGAACGGGAAAAACCTCGGCTTCATCCAGCTCTCCGACAAGTACGATGGCGAATTCACGGAGCAGGACGAGGCCATTTTGATCCAGCTCGCGCACATCGCGTCCGTGGCGATCCAGAACGCGCGGCTCTACGATGAATTGCGGGATCAGGACCGGCGCAAAGACGAGTTTCTGGCGACGCTGGCCCACGAGCTCCGCAACCCGCTCGCGCCGATCCGGACGGGCCTGTCGCTCCTGCAAATGGCCCGCGACGAGGCGCAGGGGCAGCGCATCCGGGCGATGATGGAGCGGCAGGTCGGGCACATGGTGCGGATGGTGGACGATCTGCTCGACGTCTCGCGCATCACGCGGGGCAAGGTGGAGCTGCGCAAGGAGCGGGTGGAGCTCGGGACGGTGCTGGAGAGCGCGCTGGAGACGAGCCGCCCGCTGATCGAGGCGGCCGGGCACGAGTTTTTGGTCTCGCTGCCGACCGAACCGTTATGGCTCTCGGCGGACCCGACGCGGCTCGCGCAGGTCCTGGCGAACCTGCTCAACAACGCGGCGAAATACACGCCGGCGGGGGGCCGCATCCGGCTCGTCGCGGAGCAGGAGGACGTGCACATGGTCGTGCGGGTGGAGGACACGGGCGTGGGCATCCCGGCGGAGATGCGGACGAAGGTGTTCGACATGTTCACGCAAGTGGGCCGCTCGATCGACCGGGCGCAGGGAGGCCTGGGAATCGGTTTGACGCTGGTGCGGCGGCTCGTGGAGCTCCATGGGGGGACGGTGGAAGCCACGAGCGAAGGTCCGTCGCGAGGTTCGATTTTCACGGTCCGCCTGCCCCTCGGGATCGCCGAGGAGACACCTGCCAAGGGCTCGGGCGGCGATCTGCCGGGCAAAGGAGCGGCTGGCGGCCTGAAGGTGCTGGTGGTGGACGACAATGTCGACGGCGCGGAGAGCCTGGCGGAGCTTTTGCAGCTTTCGGGACACACGACCGAAGTGGCGCACACGGGGCCGTCGGCGCTGGTCGCCGCGCGCGCGTTCGAGCCGGACGTGGTCTTTTTGGATATCGGTTTGCCGGGAATGACGGGATACGAGGTGGCGCAACGGCTGCGGACCGAGGAGGGCTTCGGCCGGCTGGTGCTGGTGGCGCTGACGGGCTGGGGGACGGACGAAGATAGGCGGCAAGCGCGCGAAGCGGGATTCGATTACCACCTGACGAAGCCGGTGGACCTCCAGGAGGTGCAACGGATCGTGGAAGCGGCGGGGGCGAAGAGGAAGCGGGTGGCTTGA
- a CDS encoding STAS/SEC14 domain-containing protein, producing the protein MRPDLSTNDSGSDGWHHTGGHTYRCESAGIVFIRVAGDLAEEDIAAFFDAFAHLCDTSGLAHVFWLVDLGRLGAITPEARTRAAKTPVRPENKGMVLFNGTFRQRMAVTLVDKATSLLQPKAPPLVTFGTEAEARAWIDKRRRELAARGDP; encoded by the coding sequence ATGCGCCCGGACCTCTCGACGAACGATTCCGGCTCCGACGGCTGGCACCACACCGGAGGGCACACGTATCGGTGCGAGAGCGCGGGCATCGTCTTCATCCGCGTCGCGGGAGATCTCGCCGAGGAAGACATCGCCGCCTTCTTTGATGCATTCGCGCATCTCTGCGACACGAGCGGGCTCGCGCACGTGTTCTGGCTCGTCGATCTCGGGCGCCTCGGCGCCATCACCCCGGAGGCGCGCACGCGCGCGGCCAAGACGCCGGTGCGGCCCGAAAACAAGGGCATGGTGCTTTTCAATGGGACCTTCCGGCAACGCATGGCCGTGACGCTCGTCGACAAGGCCACGTCGCTGCTTCAACCCAAGGCCCCTCCGCTCGTCACCTTCGGCACGGAGGCGGAGGCGCGCGCCTGGATCGACAAACGCAGGCGCGAGCTCGCGGCGCGCGGCGACCCGTGA